From Alteribacter lacisalsi, a single genomic window includes:
- a CDS encoding 5-oxoprolinase subunit C family protein produces MIKVLKPGLQTTVQDNGRAGYYETGMPPSGALDQYSYAVANMLAGNKKGAAVLEITYMGPELSFEQDTVIAVTGAAIPPKINGESVSSWETLEVKKGDILSFDFVKQGARSYLAVAGGIDVPSVMNSRSTYTLCGIGGYEGRALEGDDWLSVGDLKERNIKTGTRVKEQYIPDFPKNHEIRVITGLCNYRLTDESKQRFLNLEWTVTPEANRVGYRLKGERLEFVPREQPFGAGSNPSNVVDLGYPIGSIQIPDGVEPIALLNDAVTGGGYATVATIISTDLNKIAQAKTNEKIKFTSVTMEEAMQARKDMKQKLEEVERTLESN; encoded by the coding sequence ATGATTAAGGTATTAAAGCCGGGGTTACAGACAACAGTACAGGACAATGGTCGAGCCGGATATTACGAAACAGGCATGCCTCCATCCGGTGCGCTGGATCAATACTCCTATGCTGTCGCGAACATGCTGGCTGGAAATAAAAAAGGTGCTGCTGTACTGGAAATCACGTATATGGGACCGGAACTTTCCTTCGAACAGGATACAGTCATTGCAGTGACAGGTGCTGCGATTCCTCCAAAAATCAACGGTGAATCCGTTTCGTCATGGGAAACACTTGAAGTCAAAAAAGGGGATATTCTGTCCTTTGATTTTGTAAAACAAGGGGCAAGGTCTTATCTGGCTGTTGCCGGCGGCATAGATGTGCCCTCCGTAATGAACTCCAGATCTACTTACACTTTATGCGGGATCGGGGGCTATGAAGGGCGTGCTCTGGAAGGAGATGATTGGCTCTCCGTTGGAGACTTGAAAGAAAGAAACATTAAAACGGGCACCAGGGTCAAGGAACAGTATATTCCGGATTTTCCCAAAAATCATGAAATCCGTGTTATCACAGGTTTATGTAATTACCGGTTAACAGATGAAAGTAAGCAGCGTTTTCTGAATCTGGAATGGACTGTTACACCGGAAGCCAATCGGGTTGGTTACCGGTTGAAAGGGGAACGCCTGGAATTTGTCCCTCGGGAGCAGCCATTTGGAGCAGGAAGCAATCCATCAAATGTGGTCGACCTGGGCTATCCGATCGGATCGATACAGATTCCGGACGGAGTAGAACCAATTGCTCTATTGAATGATGCTGTGACAGGAGGCGGTTATGCCACTGTGGCAACAATAATCAGCACGGACTTAAATAAAATTGCACAGGCGAAGACGAATGAAAAGATCAAATTTACTTCCGTCACCATGGAGGAGGCGATGCAGGCAAGAAAAGACATGAAACAAAAACTGGAGGAAGTTGAAAGAACCTTGGAATCCAACTAA
- a CDS encoding cbb3-type cytochrome c oxidase subunit I, which yields MGVRCIKVSAVYFAIAVILGLYMSIVHDYALSSVHAHLALLGWTSFALAGIIYHLFPRAGENKLAYVHFWVHNIGLPVMLISLFLVILGQELFLSFLPLGAILVVSSTLLFTYNVIKNVRSRF from the coding sequence ATGGGTGTCCGATGCATCAAAGTGTCTGCCGTTTATTTTGCTATTGCCGTTATTCTCGGACTGTATATGTCCATTGTTCACGATTATGCACTTTCGAGCGTACATGCTCACCTTGCTCTCCTCGGCTGGACATCGTTTGCTCTTGCCGGCATCATCTATCACCTTTTTCCACGAGCAGGCGAAAACAAGCTCGCCTACGTTCATTTCTGGGTCCACAATATCGGCCTGCCGGTAATGCTGATCAGCCTTTTCCTCGTCATTCTCGGTCAGGAGCTTTTTTTAAGCTTTCTCCCGCTCGGGGCCATCCTCGTTGTCAGCAGTACACTTCTGTTTACGTACAATGTCATAAAGAATGTCCGCAGCCGTTTCTGA
- a CDS encoding LamB/YcsF family protein, translating into MKVDLNCDMGESFGMYQLGNDEEMMPYITSANIACGYHGGDPGTMRRTVELAKEYNVQIGAHPGFPDLMGFGRRYMHCNPSEIKDYITYQVGALKAFAGLYDMPIAHCKPHGALYMMAMEDEKIARAILEGIVELDDNIIVFAMNNSAVAEAGEKMGVRIARETYSDREHTETGSIILTRKGSEIDDYDAMADRVVRMVKEGKVTAHSGEEADVVAETVCIHADTPGAVKLAEKIRRALLNNGIEISAIR; encoded by the coding sequence GTGAAGGTGGATTTGAACTGTGACATGGGAGAAAGCTTCGGCATGTATCAACTTGGTAATGATGAAGAGATGATGCCGTATATTACTTCAGCCAATATCGCCTGTGGCTATCATGGAGGAGACCCTGGTACAATGCGCAGGACGGTGGAGCTTGCTAAGGAGTACAATGTGCAGATTGGGGCCCACCCGGGATTTCCGGACTTAATGGGGTTTGGGCGGCGGTACATGCATTGTAATCCCTCTGAAATCAAAGACTATATAACTTATCAGGTTGGTGCTTTGAAAGCCTTTGCCGGTCTGTATGATATGCCTATTGCCCACTGCAAACCCCACGGTGCACTTTATATGATGGCTATGGAAGACGAAAAGATTGCCAGGGCAATTCTTGAAGGAATTGTGGAATTGGATGATAACATCATCGTTTTCGCAATGAACAATTCCGCCGTGGCGGAAGCCGGGGAAAAGATGGGCGTTCGGATTGCAAGAGAAACTTATTCTGACCGTGAGCACACTGAAACAGGGTCTATCATCCTGACACGTAAGGGATCTGAAATTGATGATTATGACGCGATGGCTGACCGTGTTGTCCGGATGGTAAAGGAAGGAAAGGTGACCGCACATTCAGGTGAGGAAGCTGATGTAGTCGCAGAAACTGTTTGTATTCATGCAGATACTCCCGGAGCTGTGAAACTAGCTGAAAAGATTCGGCGAGCCCTGCTGAACAACGGGATTGAAATATCGGCTATAAGGTAG
- a CDS encoding GNAT family N-acetyltransferase, protein MNYSTEVHNLTSADLADGFFDGWGREHPSKEKHLEILRNSYRAVVAVDEETGQVIGFINAISDGVLSAYIPLLEVVPEWKAKGIGTELVQRMLKELDGLYMVDLLCDEALQPFYERVNMRRMQGMAVRNYSRASGK, encoded by the coding sequence TTGAACTATTCAACGGAAGTACATAACCTGACATCCGCCGATCTGGCTGACGGTTTTTTTGACGGATGGGGGAGAGAGCACCCTTCGAAGGAAAAGCATCTGGAGATTCTCAGGAACAGCTACCGGGCCGTAGTCGCTGTAGACGAGGAAACAGGACAAGTGATTGGCTTTATCAACGCCATATCCGACGGTGTCCTCTCTGCCTATATCCCTCTTCTTGAAGTGGTGCCGGAATGGAAAGCAAAAGGCATTGGCACGGAACTTGTCCAACGTATGCTTAAGGAACTTGACGGTTTATATATGGTAGATCTTTTGTGCGACGAGGCACTGCAGCCTTTTTACGAGAGAGTTAACATGAGAAGAATGCAGGGCATGGCGGTGAGGAATTACAGCCGGGCATCAGGAAAATAA
- the hutU gene encoding urocanate hydratase has translation MKQARTIKSKHGTELETKGWVQEAALRMLCNNLDPEVAERPEDLVVYGGIGKAARNWESFEAIIRSLKELENDETLLIQSGKPVAVFKSHTDAPRVLIANSNLVPAWANWEHFHELERKGLMMYGQMTAGSWIYIGSQGIVQGTYETFGELAKQHFNGSLKGTITLTAGLGGMGGAQPLAVTMNDGVCIAIDVDRSRIQKRLDTRYLDRMTDSLDEALDLARQAKAMGKPLSIGLLGNAAELLPQMLAGGFVPDVLTDQTSAHDPLNGYLPAEMSLEEGDALRKTVPADYVKKAKRSMALHVQAMLDMQQQGAVTFDYGNNIRQVALDEGVENAFDFPGFVPAYIRPQFCEGKGPFRWVALSGDPEDIYRTDQAILEAFPDNEHLCNWIRMAQQKIQFQGLPSRICWLGYGERARFGKIINDLVASGELKAPVVIGRDHLDSGSVASPNRETESMKDGSDAVADWPILNAMINSVGGASWVSVHHGGGVGMGYSLHAGMVIVADGTKEAEQRLERVLTSDPGMGIARHVDAGYEKAKETARKHNVNIPMLDREEDA, from the coding sequence ATGAAACAGGCACGAACGATTAAGAGTAAGCATGGGACGGAACTTGAAACGAAGGGCTGGGTTCAGGAAGCAGCGCTCAGGATGCTCTGCAATAACCTTGATCCTGAAGTGGCCGAACGCCCTGAAGATCTCGTCGTTTACGGCGGCATTGGAAAAGCGGCCAGGAACTGGGAGTCTTTTGAGGCCATTATCCGTTCCCTTAAAGAGCTGGAAAACGACGAAACGCTTCTTATTCAATCCGGTAAGCCGGTGGCTGTATTTAAGAGTCACACAGATGCGCCACGTGTACTGATAGCAAACTCAAATCTTGTTCCGGCGTGGGCGAACTGGGAGCACTTTCACGAGCTTGAGAGAAAGGGTCTGATGATGTACGGCCAAATGACGGCCGGCAGCTGGATCTACATCGGCAGTCAGGGTATTGTTCAGGGCACATACGAAACGTTCGGGGAACTTGCCAAACAGCACTTTAACGGGTCTCTGAAAGGAACGATTACCCTTACGGCCGGGCTTGGCGGTATGGGCGGTGCGCAGCCTCTCGCTGTGACCATGAATGACGGTGTGTGTATCGCCATTGACGTGGATCGAAGCCGGATTCAAAAGCGGCTTGATACCCGTTACTTAGATCGGATGACAGACAGTCTGGATGAAGCGCTCGATCTTGCCCGCCAGGCGAAAGCCATGGGGAAACCGCTCAGCATCGGTCTTCTTGGGAATGCGGCGGAACTTCTTCCACAAATGCTGGCAGGAGGGTTTGTCCCTGATGTGCTCACGGACCAGACATCCGCCCACGACCCGCTTAACGGCTACCTGCCTGCGGAGATGAGTCTTGAAGAAGGAGACGCGCTTCGCAAAACGGTTCCTGCTGATTACGTAAAAAAAGCGAAAAGAAGCATGGCCCTCCACGTTCAGGCGATGCTTGATATGCAGCAACAAGGTGCGGTTACGTTTGATTACGGCAACAACATCCGTCAGGTCGCTCTTGACGAAGGGGTTGAAAACGCTTTTGATTTCCCAGGTTTTGTGCCCGCGTATATCCGTCCCCAGTTCTGCGAGGGGAAAGGACCGTTTCGCTGGGTCGCTCTTTCCGGTGACCCGGAAGATATTTACCGGACAGACCAGGCCATTCTGGAAGCGTTCCCGGATAACGAGCATCTGTGCAACTGGATCCGTATGGCGCAGCAAAAGATTCAGTTTCAGGGCCTCCCTTCTCGGATCTGCTGGCTCGGATACGGCGAACGGGCCCGTTTCGGCAAGATCATCAACGATCTGGTGGCATCAGGTGAGCTGAAAGCGCCGGTCGTCATCGGACGTGACCATCTCGATTCCGGCTCTGTCGCCTCGCCGAACCGGGAAACAGAATCCATGAAAGACGGCAGTGATGCGGTGGCTGACTGGCCGATCCTGAATGCCATGATCAACAGCGTCGGCGGTGCGAGCTGGGTTTCCGTCCACCACGGCGGCGGCGTCGGCATGGGCTACTCCCTTCACGCCGGCATGGTCATAGTGGCAGACGGAACAAAAGAAGCGGAGCAACGTCTTGAGCGGGTGCTCACTTCAGACCCCGGAATGGGAATCGCACGGCACGTGGATGCCGGTTATGAAAAAGCAAAGGAAACAGCCCGAAAGCACAACGTGAACATTCCAATGCTCGACAGAGAGGAAGATGCTTAA
- a CDS encoding 5-oxoprolinase subunit B family protein, whose product MVSKFTTRYSYGGDEFLFVELSEEMSLDVNFRAMAITKKLKEKNNPHIMDICPSNASYMVRYNPDELHADELIDELKQLEDSVKNLDDIVINSRLVDVPVLFEDPWTHEAVMRFRDRHQDPESTDLEYAARINGYDSKEDFIKAVTDSPFLVSMIGFVPGLPFCFQIVPKEEQLEVPKYVRPRTYTPERCFGFGGGFSVIYPVQGAGGYQMFGIAATPVFDKEQQLPDFQDSMVFPRQGDIFRYRSVSRDEYDAVREEVEAGTFEYLKQDFTFQPGDVLEDSHAFSQKVLRRLYND is encoded by the coding sequence ATGGTGAGTAAATTTACGACCCGTTACAGCTATGGCGGAGATGAATTCTTATTTGTCGAGCTTAGCGAAGAAATGAGTCTTGACGTCAATTTCAGGGCAATGGCAATCACAAAAAAGCTAAAAGAGAAAAACAACCCGCACATAATGGATATCTGCCCCTCAAATGCTTCCTATATGGTTCGTTACAATCCGGATGAACTGCATGCTGATGAACTAATCGACGAGCTGAAACAACTCGAGGACTCTGTAAAAAACCTTGATGATATTGTTATAAACTCCCGACTGGTGGATGTCCCGGTCTTATTCGAGGATCCATGGACCCATGAAGCAGTCATGAGATTTCGTGACCGTCACCAGGATCCGGAGTCTACGGACCTTGAATATGCAGCCAGAATCAATGGCTATGATTCCAAGGAAGATTTTATTAAGGCTGTCACTGACTCTCCGTTTCTCGTATCCATGATTGGCTTCGTGCCGGGCCTTCCCTTTTGCTTTCAAATCGTTCCAAAAGAAGAGCAGCTTGAAGTGCCTAAATATGTTCGTCCTCGTACCTATACACCAGAAAGATGCTTTGGTTTCGGTGGTGGTTTTTCTGTCATCTACCCGGTTCAGGGTGCCGGGGGATATCAGATGTTCGGCATAGCAGCTACGCCGGTTTTTGATAAGGAGCAGCAGCTTCCGGATTTTCAGGACTCCATGGTTTTTCCCCGACAGGGTGACATTTTCAGATATCGTTCTGTCTCAAGGGACGAATATGATGCCGTCAGGGAAGAAGTTGAAGCTGGAACTTTTGAATATCTCAAACAGGACTTTACATTTCAGCCTGGTGATGTCCTTGAAGATTCTCATGCATTCTCTCAAAAGGTGTTAAGGAGGTTATACAATGATTAA
- a CDS encoding helix-turn-helix domain-containing protein, whose protein sequence is MAVSLLIADRDPEECRGIKWFAEHTPVDFVTIASAVSESDLIRRLHEQTYQMIILELDMFPGGVPDSVLSRIHAFPSVQIIATSAEATYEKAREALSLKALDLLIKPHSVTRLQALLSKGVRESRASLEEKHPEQDQNSTYDYKHLFTIEEGLPEPRAAAAFTSSSPDDVEALKDIVRSQLTGKHTSVLVMSSFVICLTEKIPDSLLADCRNIIDTFHEQTGGAAAGVVYTPESPRSAKIVYGQIKDMLHMPFYEGYHQLFSYTEPPEWKKTDPFLTPSEQREWIDMLIHGFTDQIKDWLYEHFLHMKKPYPEPKLVRTRLTSVLAQVRRYMRTYHLDTVENESAYQELYEDILSGPNVYKIVQNLHLFIQATIERVRRHQVALDPVERGILYMESRYWDPELTLEKVSTEAGRNPFYFSDQLSKVTGSGFRALLTSIRIREAKRLLTDHSLTIKEVAAGCGFHSPNYFSRKFKEKEGMSPKEYRKSAGISKEKELSYADKTSR, encoded by the coding sequence ATGGCCGTTTCTCTTTTAATTGCCGACAGGGATCCCGAAGAATGCAGGGGTATCAAGTGGTTTGCCGAACATACCCCTGTTGATTTTGTTACGATTGCCTCCGCTGTGTCTGAATCAGACCTGATCCGGCGCCTTCACGAGCAAACCTATCAAATGATCATTCTGGAACTGGATATGTTCCCTGGAGGTGTACCTGATTCAGTTCTTTCACGTATACACGCATTTCCCAGTGTACAGATCATCGCCACCTCCGCTGAAGCTACCTATGAAAAAGCACGGGAGGCCCTTTCTTTAAAAGCACTGGATCTTTTAATCAAGCCCCATTCGGTAACCCGCCTCCAGGCTCTCCTCTCAAAAGGTGTAAGGGAGTCGCGAGCGTCATTAGAGGAAAAACATCCAGAACAGGATCAAAACAGTACGTACGATTATAAACACCTGTTTACGATCGAGGAAGGCCTGCCTGAACCCCGGGCAGCCGCTGCTTTTACGAGTTCTTCTCCTGACGATGTGGAGGCTCTTAAAGATATCGTCCGCAGCCAACTGACAGGAAAGCATACGAGCGTCCTGGTGATGAGTTCCTTTGTCATCTGTCTGACCGAAAAAATACCTGATTCGCTTCTGGCAGATTGCCGGAATATCATCGACACGTTTCATGAACAAACAGGCGGTGCAGCGGCCGGGGTCGTTTATACACCAGAAAGCCCCCGCTCTGCCAAAATAGTGTATGGACAGATCAAGGATATGCTCCATATGCCGTTTTATGAAGGCTATCACCAGCTTTTTTCCTACACGGAGCCGCCTGAATGGAAAAAAACAGACCCTTTTCTTACACCTTCCGAGCAGCGGGAATGGATCGACATGCTCATCCACGGCTTCACAGATCAAATTAAAGACTGGCTTTATGAGCATTTTCTTCATATGAAAAAGCCGTATCCGGAGCCTAAGCTTGTCCGGACAAGGCTAACGAGTGTCCTCGCACAGGTCCGCCGCTATATGCGAACCTATCATTTGGATACGGTTGAAAACGAATCTGCTTACCAGGAACTGTACGAGGATATTTTATCCGGGCCAAACGTTTATAAAATCGTTCAGAACCTTCATCTTTTTATCCAGGCTACCATCGAGCGCGTCAGGAGGCATCAGGTAGCGTTGGATCCTGTTGAGAGGGGCATCCTCTATATGGAATCAAGATACTGGGACCCTGAACTCACTCTGGAAAAAGTAAGCACCGAGGCAGGGCGAAATCCATTTTACTTCAGTGACCAGCTTTCAAAGGTGACTGGATCAGGCTTTCGTGCCCTCTTAACGTCGATCCGGATCCGTGAAGCGAAACGGCTTCTCACGGACCATTCTCTCACCATAAAGGAAGTTGCGGCCGGCTGCGGGTTTCATTCCCCCAACTATTTCAGCCGTAAATTTAAGGAAAAGGAAGGCATGTCACCAAAGGAGTACAGAAAATCTGCAGGCATCAGTAAGGAAAAGGAGCTTTCATATGCTGATAAGACAAGCCGTTAA
- a CDS encoding acetyl-CoA carboxylase, producing MSEVVCPLPGVFYRRPSPDEPMYVEEGQSVKAGDVVGLVEVMKNYQEVHSETDGVIKNIKIEDGSVVEAGQVIAEIE from the coding sequence ATGAGCGAAGTCGTATGTCCGTTACCAGGAGTATTTTACCGTAGGCCTTCACCAGATGAACCGATGTATGTGGAAGAAGGACAAAGTGTGAAAGCTGGAGATGTTGTTGGTTTAGTGGAAGTGATGAAGAATTATCAGGAAGTTCATTCAGAAACCGATGGTGTCATTAAAAACATCAAGATCGAGGATGGAAGTGTAGTTGAAGCAGGACAGGTCATAGCTGAAATAGAATAA
- a CDS encoding aldo/keto reductase — MNEVTLNNGLKMPQLGFGVWQVEDETAAETVLAAIDAGYRSIDTAAIYKNERGVGEALVKTDVPREELFITTKVWNSDQGFENTLRAFDESLEKLGLDYVDLYLVHWPAPEYDEYVETYKAMEKLYHDGKVKAIGVCNFDIDHLERLMDECDVKPVLNQVECHPYLAQQELKDFCRKHDIFVEAWSPLMQGGDVLGNETVTSIAEAHGKTPAQVVLRWHLQNGSIVIPKSVTPSRIRENFNVFDFELTNSDMSAINELDRGERKGPEPKEMNRR, encoded by the coding sequence ATGAACGAAGTAACCTTAAACAACGGACTGAAAATGCCGCAGCTCGGCTTTGGCGTCTGGCAGGTTGAAGATGAAACCGCTGCCGAAACGGTGCTGGCTGCTATTGACGCAGGCTACCGATCGATTGATACAGCTGCGATTTACAAAAATGAGCGCGGCGTTGGGGAAGCACTTGTGAAAACGGATGTGCCCCGTGAGGAGCTTTTCATCACAACAAAAGTGTGGAACAGCGACCAGGGCTTTGAGAACACGCTCCGCGCTTTCGATGAAAGCCTGGAAAAGCTCGGCCTTGATTATGTCGACCTTTATCTCGTCCACTGGCCGGCACCGGAATACGACGAATACGTGGAAACATACAAAGCAATGGAAAAGCTTTATCATGATGGAAAAGTAAAAGCCATTGGGGTCTGCAACTTTGACATCGATCATCTTGAGCGCCTGATGGACGAGTGCGATGTAAAACCAGTTCTTAATCAGGTCGAATGCCATCCATACCTGGCCCAGCAGGAACTGAAAGATTTCTGCAGGAAGCACGATATCTTCGTAGAAGCCTGGAGCCCGCTTATGCAGGGCGGTGACGTACTCGGCAACGAGACTGTGACTTCGATTGCTGAAGCTCACGGTAAAACACCGGCTCAGGTGGTCCTTCGCTGGCACCTGCAGAACGGATCCATCGTTATTCCTAAGTCCGTAACCCCTTCACGCATCCGGGAAAACTTCAATGTGTTTGATTTCGAACTCACTAACAGCGACATGAGTGCGATCAACGAACTTGACCGCGGTGAGCGAAAAGGGCCGGAGCCAAAAGAAATGAACCGCCGGTAA
- a CDS encoding GNAT family N-acetyltransferase, protein MLIRQAVKGDETGIARVHIDSWKETYKGIIPDIVLENRSYEEKEQMWKGAIGSLKMDGSNNRFILVAEDDHGRITGFATGGKNRSEDFQESFDAELYAIYILQSAQGRGTGRMLTAELSRLLYEKGFESIMVWVLKDNPAVRFYARLGGRPIGKRTEEIGGVELEEMALGWELEETMAGK, encoded by the coding sequence ATGCTGATAAGACAAGCCGTTAAAGGAGATGAAACGGGGATCGCCCGGGTTCACATAGACAGCTGGAAAGAAACATACAAGGGCATTATCCCGGACATCGTTCTGGAAAACCGTTCTTATGAGGAAAAGGAACAGATGTGGAAAGGGGCCATCGGCTCACTGAAGATGGACGGCAGCAACAATCGTTTTATCCTTGTGGCAGAGGACGATCACGGCCGGATAACCGGCTTTGCCACCGGCGGAAAAAACCGCAGTGAAGACTTTCAGGAATCGTTTGATGCCGAGCTGTACGCCATCTATATTCTCCAGTCCGCACAGGGACGGGGCACCGGACGAATGCTTACCGCCGAACTGTCACGCCTTCTCTATGAAAAGGGCTTTGAGTCGATCATGGTGTGGGTACTGAAGGACAACCCCGCGGTCCGGTTCTATGCACGGCTCGGCGGCCGCCCGATCGGCAAACGAACGGAGGAAATCGGCGGCGTTGAGCTGGAGGAAATGGCCCTCGGGTGGGAACTTGAAGAGACAATGGCGGGGAAATAA
- a CDS encoding nucleoside hydrolase has protein sequence MLLFTDPGIDDAMAVMFALLRPDIELVGIVTGYGNVDLEQATENVTYLLKLAGREDVPVFAGAHFPLSGELVTFYPEFHGKGGLGPIEIPETTQDQLLNFTDLFDLIETHQNELTIIDVGRLTSLAMAYNLGGDEVMNKVNGIFLMGGAFLAPGNVTPLAEANFYGDPIAANLVMERAENLVIVPLNVTEHALVNDSMIAEVTKEGFNAFTSLLEPIYQFYADAYQQIVPEMEGAPFHDVLALLAYTNPDAFTFIKKPVSVSTAPETRGQSISDFRPVESAEFEQEVGKDHWIAMDFNYKKFAKEFIETMKTVVEEP, from the coding sequence GTGCTGCTTTTTACCGATCCGGGGATTGATGATGCGATGGCCGTTATGTTTGCGCTTCTTCGCCCTGACATTGAGCTTGTTGGTATTGTGACAGGATACGGAAATGTGGATCTGGAACAGGCGACTGAAAATGTAACCTATCTGCTGAAACTGGCCGGCCGGGAAGATGTCCCAGTTTTTGCCGGAGCTCATTTTCCGCTCTCCGGCGAACTGGTGACCTTTTATCCGGAATTCCATGGTAAAGGGGGACTCGGTCCTATTGAGATTCCGGAAACGACCCAGGATCAGCTTTTAAATTTCACCGATCTGTTTGATCTCATCGAGACCCACCAGAATGAACTGACGATTATTGATGTGGGGCGGCTCACCTCCCTTGCCATGGCGTATAATCTCGGTGGGGACGAGGTCATGAACAAAGTCAACGGCATTTTTTTGATGGGCGGAGCTTTTCTGGCACCGGGAAACGTGACTCCCCTGGCGGAGGCCAATTTCTACGGTGATCCAATTGCGGCGAATCTCGTTATGGAACGGGCAGAGAATCTGGTCATTGTACCGCTTAATGTGACCGAACATGCACTGGTAAACGACAGCATGATTGCGGAAGTCACGAAGGAGGGATTCAATGCTTTTACATCGCTGCTCGAACCCATTTATCAGTTTTATGCGGACGCTTATCAGCAGATCGTCCCTGAAATGGAAGGGGCGCCGTTCCACGATGTTCTCGCCCTCCTGGCATATACGAATCCAGATGCCTTTACTTTTATAAAAAAACCGGTGAGTGTCTCCACTGCCCCGGAGACAAGAGGACAGAGTATTTCCGATTTCCGTCCGGTGGAATCTGCAGAGTTTGAGCAGGAAGTTGGAAAAGACCACTGGATTGCTATGGACTTTAATTATAAGAAGTTTGCGAAGGAGTTTATAGAAACGATGAAAACCGTGGTGGAAGAGCCGTAA